In the Brachionichthys hirsutus isolate HB-005 chromosome 1, CSIRO-AGI_Bhir_v1, whole genome shotgun sequence genome, CTGGAAGCCGTGGTGTTTGTCCCAGCCGACGTACAGCAGAGAAACTCCAAACGGCCTCTTCCCTGTGAAAGCACACAACCCCCGCCGAATGTTGAAACACATCCGAGTTTTAACAGCAACTGAGAATATCTAACGTGCTTTAAAAGAGTCTTTGAGTCGACGTCGCTGAAGCGCACACATTCTATACGTTGAGATAGGTAATGTGGCGACGGCGAAGGAGAACCACTGCTGCACAGCTTACCGCCAAACTGCGTGTACGCCTGCTTGATGTCACACAGGGCAGTCACCAACTGTTCGCAGGGTATTGGCTCCTGGTACTGCAACAAATATCTGAAGACAAATTACACTGAATCAAGGTTCGTTTTACACGTGAAAAATGGGTGGACTGGAAGCCTGTCTGTAAACAACGCCTAACATCCCAGCCGAACCGGCCGTTCAGGTTTTGAGACTCACCTCTGTGCAATTAGTCGCAACTCGTTTGTCAAAACATTAGCATCCGATGTGATCCCAGCGACGCTGCAGGCCAAGTCCCTAAAAGAAATGTTCCAGCGGGAGAGCAAAGTTAGTTTACAAAAGGAACGAACGAGCTCTTTGATGATTTGCTTCACTCACTCATTGAGCCTGTAGATCTTCTCAGAAAAGAACACCTCATCAAGCAGTTTGTGTATGTTGCGTCTCTCTGCCGCTAGAAGCACGCCATCATTCGCTAGAATCCCGAGGCACGTCCCAGCGTGGCCGATGGCTTCCATTGCGTACTCCACCTGATACAGGCGTCCTGCAAAGAGATTACAAATAAACAATCTCTCTCAACATTCATTGTTAATGTTTGTTGTCATTATTAGAATTTCCACAGTTAATATTTTTTATCCAAATTTTAGAATTGTGGCCCGAGTTGTGGTCGTTTTAATGCATTTGTTGTTAACGAGgcgataaaaaaataaaaaaataaactcaccCTCTGGGGAAAATATGGTTGTTCGTGAATCATATCTACGAGactacaaaaaaacaacagaaaacatcaGTTGATGAAAACGTGACAAACTATCACGAGAGTACAACAGCTACTTACCATTTTCCCACTTCACAGGAACTGTCCtgaaaattaatattaaaattaaagagCAATTAATACGCAAGATCACAATCAAGCAGCAGAACCCGAATAGCCTGTAGCATTAGCATACATACTACATTGTaaattgaatatttaaaaataaattaactatATTGCTCTCTATATACTGTCGATTACTGATAGTTTATCTGGACACGCATTAATTGAAGCGTCGTTCACAGATGTTCTCATGTCAACTAAGCGAAGTGTTGCTGAATGAATTTGCAATATCTGGGCAAGCTATGTGATTAGCAtgctggctagctagctagttcACAATGACAAACTCTTGATTTCACACAGTCAGACTATACTTATGCGCGACCGTGTAGAAATGATAAAATGCTGTAGTAGAGAGTAAAATATTAACACAATACCTTGTGTGAAAAGGGCTAACGTTAAACAGATTACGACAACCCGAAAGCTCCACTACTTTCCGTTTGACGTTTCCTCACTCAAACACAGGGctcagggctgaggaggaggacgctCCTGTACTTGCGACGTCGAGTAGCGCCCCCTGTCGGTAGGAAGACCAATCACTGGTCCAGAATGTCAGCCATTCTATGGAGGGGCTCGAATAAAGGTACCAAAATCTACGGTAAAGTGTATATAAGtggaaaaaaagtacatttaaaaagtGCAAGGTAAAGTAAATGTAATTTGTTATTTTGGTATTCATAACGATAATCTAGAATAATGGATTAACACTGGAATGCTACATTTTATAATGAGGTAATGACACTTTTTGTGTATGTATGCACATTTTGTGCTATTGGATGAGAGTCACTGTAGCCGGATAGGCGAGGAGTCTTTGGGACTGGGATTATGGTTTGCGTTTTTGAAGCATAAAGGGACAACAACTTATAGCTCAGGGAGCTGTTAAATAATATCTGTGAGGACTTCCATGAGCTCCTTGGTACAGTCCCTTAAAATGCAGAACTGTGAGGGATCGAATGCCATGCCAGGGAGACTGAGCACCTGTTGCTGCCAGTTAGATGGTTACATCTGTGCATTTTGCAATGCAAGCTTCGGCAGGATTCTCCTCTATGTCTGTGTGGTTGTCGTGGAACGCTGCGTGCTTGAAGATGTCTCAATCTGTGCTGTTTAAGGAGTCCTTGATATCAAGGGAGGCCCCTCTCGCCCCCCAGTCTGCACGTCTCACCATGATGGCGTGTGATGGGGGAGACCCCGGCGGGGCTCCCCTTGTATGGCCCCTTGCAGTTTAATGTGAGCAGTGAAAGCTTTAGGACTATGTGGATGAAATCACCGGCTGTGACGAGGAATACATCAGGATGCTGCCGGTTTTGACCTGGTAAAGTTCACTCACTGCCTCGCCCTTGTCGCTGGTATAGTTGCTATGATATATGTCAGTAATTACAAAGTAAATATGAGTTATAACTGCTGCGTATTAGCGCCCTGCTCCTGCGTATATCGGCGTTATATCCTGTCCTGTCTCTCCCGCTGGCCCTTGAGGTGGCAGCACTGAAATAACGGAATGATTCGTGCTACTGTAATAAAAGAAGACGAATAAGAAATCCTCCTCCCTCATTGGTTGCCCAACTTGCGTTTAAATTAAAACAGGAAGCGACTTGATAGCTAGCTGGTTTATTTGGTGGTGTATTATTTTCAGGACGTTTATCTTCTAGCGTAATGCCGATGCTCGCATGTTTATCTTCTTGACGTTGAAGTACACATCAGCGAGAAACAGGTAGGCCCGAGAATATGCGGATTCATCAAATCATTGCAACCGAACTGGGGACGAACTGAATATTGGCTAACGACGTTTGATTAAGcggctgttgttgttgaacCGATTTAAACTGGGGGGCATAAGATACGACTGCTCGGGGGGGGGAATCCACTTCCTCTGTTGGCCTGACCAGAAAGGCGACATTTGTAAGAACACGTTAACTACGTCATCATTCCTCGCCATTGATGTTGCCTTTCTCTCTGTGACCTCTGAACTCGCACCGCTGtggagagagagggtgaggatgaacatttgaacatttgttttattgtgactTTCGTGACCTTCCAGATTTGTATTCGCACATTATTTTAAagctaatgatgatgtcacatcaTGCTATTAGTGGTTGAAGTTTGCTCGGTTGTCATGGGGATGTCAATTCCTTTGACGTATGTATAACAACACGCACGCTTCCAGGGGAACTGACCTCCCCTGACCTtaactgttgttgtttacgcCGGCAGGCTGGTGAGGTGACGCCTCCCTGCTGGCAGAATGCATCAGAAAGGGAACATCCAGATCATCGAGTGGGAGGACATGGACAAAAAGAAGTTCTACTCTTTTGGTATTTTCATGGCAATGAGCATCCGGGCCACCGTCTACCCGGCCACTCTCATCCGAACCCGCCTACAGGTGCAGCGGGGCAGATCCCTCTACAACGGCACTTTTGACGCCTTTGTCAAGATTTTGCGGTCGGAGGGTGTTCGAGGCCTTTATCGCGGATTTATGGTCAATACATTTACTCTGATCTCAGGCCAGACGTACATGACGACCTATGAACTGGTGAGGAAATACGTCTCCCAGTACTCCGAGAGCAACGCGGTCAAGTCGCTGGTGGCCGGCGGCTCGGCCTCTCTGGTCGCTCAGAGCATCACCGTTCCCATTGATGTTGTCGCTCAGCATCTCATGATGCAGGGCCAAGGGGGGCACCTCACCCGCTTTCGACTCGATTCCAACGCAGGGactgtaaaaaacaaagtgTTTGGGCAAACCAGGAACATTGTGGCTCAAATCTTTGCCGCTGACGGTCTCTGGGGCTTCTACAGAGGATACGGGGCTTCTCTGCTCACTTACATCCCAAACAGTGCTGTCTGGTGGCCTTTCTACCATTTCTATGCAGGTGAGGAGCTTTTGGTTTCTTAAATTATTAAGAATTACTCTAATTAGACTGTCTCTAAAGACATCAAACtcaatttttgttttgtttccgcATCTGTGGTGAGTTGAAAGGACTTCTCCAGATGTATTGAGTGGCTGATCAGGTATTCATATTTGTCATACTCTACAGAGCAGCTCTCTAAGATGGCCCCCAGTAACTGCCCTCATCTGCTTCTACAAGCCATGGCTGGACCTCTGGCTGCTGTTACTGCCTCAACGGTCACGAATCCAATGGACGTGGTCAGAGCTCGCGTACAGGTAAACGcgactcaactttatttataaagcacttcAAAACAACCGTAGCTGAGACAAAGTACATGCGTAGATTAAAACATAAACGCTCAGACAGAATCATTTGGTAATTTTCTGCactgaaatgagaaaaaaacaaaactcaatcCAGGGGAATTAGGAAGATCAAATGTTTGAGATGCTGCTGGCATATTACCAGAGGAAAGTCTGATGGTGCTGAAAGCTTCAAAGGATTCTTTAGCTTATTGTTTGTGTTGGGAAAGTTGTTTAGTTGAACAAAATTGCGATATACTTGGAGACAATTCATGagttttaatctttttttcccccccaaagtacagaaatacagaaatactttggagaggcagacagagactCTCAGGGCAATAAAGGTTCCAGCAATCATTGAGCCCATCAGAAGCACCCAGATTATAAATATTAAAGATATCCATGTAATATATATAGAAGTTAGAAGATAGCGGTAAAAAGGAGCTAAAACTGGAGAGGCTGCCGTCTCCCACGGCGCCACTCGAGGACCTCCGtgtgaaaaacacaaagtttaGATATTACATTTAAGTAATATTCTCGTTTGTGTTTCCAAATCAAACCacaatgtactgtatgtgtattTATCTATTCGTTTGTAGGTCGAAGGGCAAACTTCAATCACCGAGACGTACAGGCGGCTGATCGCAGAGGAGGGTTATTTGGGATTGACCAAAGGATTATCCGCACGCATCATTTCATCCATACCCACTGCCATCGTCCTTGTCGTTGGCTACGAGACCCTAAAAAAAATGAGTTTGCGGCCGGAGCTGGTGGACTCGAGACACTGGTAAGACGATACCTGGACGGGGGGGAAAACGTGGACCGCACGCCGTCGTAGGCGTCACTTCGGATCCTGTTACATCACTGGATGAAAGGAATGATGAAAGAACCGTCTGGGCAacaggacactgaacacgtgtgtgtgtgtgtgtgtcagcgtcGCACTGGATTGTGTTGCTGTTAAGACGGGATGGATGGTGAATGGGTGAGGTTCTAACACTGGATGATGCAGACAAATGGAAGCgttattgtttttgtacttagttaaaatgttaatgtgttAACACACGGGAATCTTCAGTGGAGAAACGCGTGATTGCAGGGAGGCTGCGTTAGTTTGTGCGACTAACCCGTTGGTCACCGTAGTAACTTGAGTCGCCAAGCAGCCTCGGGCCATTAAACGCTTTTGATCAATCTTACGTCGGCAGTAACTAATCAATCCTAGTTCGTTTCCTCACCCTCGCCAGACTGGATTCTTGATCTCTGTGTCGTTgaggtttttagtttttattttacgtttCTGCCTTTAGGGTGTGACAGACAgtctgcttcttcttttatttgctCAGTGCAGGTGGGAAGACAAATGGCTCTAAAAATATGGCAGTTTTATAAATGCTTTTAAACGACAGACATCCTCCACCATGCATTATGACTTAGTTTGtaaatcagcatttttaacatAAAACCCTTTTGTCTGTCTGGCATGGTAGAAAACGCTGCAGCAATCTGTGTGGTTAATAAATGGCTCATTGGCTGTGGGGTAAACAGGAAATGTATGTTTAACCtgggagactgggggggggggctgtcataAATATTTGAGTGCaataatgttttcttctttcctgcACAAACTGTAATTGTAATTGTCTACTCTGTGAATAATGATTTAAAGAAATGGGTAATacctaatttattttctttatttggtgGGCTCGGTGACCAAACTTTCACATTGTgaggtttattttttgttttatttaagatGAATACATTCAGGTGGTTTGACTTATGCGGTTTCCTTCTTTCAATACGTTCTTGTTGATAGTAATGAGGAGAGTTTGACatgtctgcgtaggttctcggtcatccaggtcgaggtagaGCACGGAGAGCCAAAACGAAGAtgctgaactgaactgaagaagcctcttggatgagaggtgaagcgtcttcaaccaaacttggaacaagtccagttgcttCTTCCTTTTTTAGTGAGTTTGACTCCGTCACTAGACGACGGAGAAGCTCTGATACACTTTCATGCAGTGGCACGTTTGCACATCATCACACGAGGCGGTCTTTATCTGTGGGTAAAGAAAAAGGCTGATGTGGTTGTCTTTCACGCGTCGGGAGTTTCTGATCTTTGCACAACTGTCAGAAACTGTCGGTGAACAGCGTACGGGTCTTCAGCGGGAACTCAGAGCTCAAATGTTATGAGTCGTCTCAATAAAACATTCAGTAAATTCTCTGTGCTTTTACTGGGGTTTGTGTTTCATTGCTGGTTTTACAATGTTCAGAAATTTGATGAGTGAACGTTCGGTCATGTTTGACTGGATGGTCGATGGTTGAGAAGTTTAGtttagcaaaaaataaactaaGACAAAGACACGACACGTTTTTGCACGGCTGCTTCATCACTTTTATGAAATGTGTGGTATCTAACAAATATATTAATTACAACCCAACTCAGTGTGTATGCTGAACGCTCTATGTCTGTGATGACAGGACCGATGAACCCTGTCTGATTTATTCTTCTAGATACTAAATCCATCTTGCTTGGCAtgaatttatgcaaaataatcTGAACCTGCAGCCACTGATACCTGATGTTGTGTTTGTATGAAGGTCCATGATTTGTTTTTACTCGCCTCCAGATGGAAAGTAATCCctagaccagacatgggcaaacccaggcccgggggccatatgcggcccgttggtctttttaatccggcccgccaaacttgtccaaatgatataattaaataaaattgtattctaattaaacctcattcatttgaccttttccctgtaatgctgcctgtaaaaggccaaatcctttaatgctatagctttcatgtgtcatttatattcgctcacacaaatactccatccatctgttcttggtccggcccctctgtcaaattttagaacctattgtggcccgcgagtcaaaaggtttgcccacccctgccctagACATTGTATAAAATTGTAAATTCGCCTACAGTTCAGATTCAGAAtcggtttattgccattgtcaatgagggttcacagactaggaatgcttctcggtgaagtcgtgcaacatgcaACAGTAACGACAATAATAAAGGCTATGCGGTAGCGTACGCcctaaaaagtaaaaaaaaaaacatgaatacagaacacatcacaaaaacagcagcatcaagagtggatacacagatgtgtattagcagcagtaaaactagtaaAACTTACTTTTAGACTACCTGCTATTACAGGATGTTGCCACTAGAGGGCGAGTTTCACTCAATGGAGTTTCCCCACTTCACATTAGATTTAAATCTAAGGACAGGTTTCGCCATTCTtatatagaaagaaagaaaatataattgATCAAAATGTAAAGAATTGTACAGGCAAAAAACATACacgatatactgtatatataaggCCTGCAGTGCAGAATAAACTGCACTGCAGTAATCTGGCATCAAGCAAATGAAAGTATGGATGAGCGTTTTCTAAGTCAGAGGAACGACCGGATTCGGCTCAGCCGTATAAAACGGAGGACGACTTTAGTCACCCGAGTGCCCAAGGAGTAAAACAAAACTCTCAGGTTTCAGATTTGGAAACAAACAatattttcaggaaacgttTGAACATCCATTTGATGCCATTGAAGCGGGGCCTGATGAGGGACGGATCAGTGGTGCCGGATTAAGCGGCACATGCGCACACGTAAACACTTTAAGGTGACGTTTCGAGCTGGATCTGTGTGAAGGCAACGACCCAATGCAGGTCCCATCTTCTATTGCTAAGGTCAACACTGAAAATAATGTCCGTAATGAACATATTTTACATGCTCAGTTAAAGGTTGTGAATTCAACACCCTAAATTCAGTATTTTATAAAGGGCATCAGATGATTCAGGTCCCTCACATTCTGCTCCACGCTCAGACTGTCCCTCAAACGTTCTCTTTGCAGTTCGAGACCAAGGATCTACCGATGAATGAACCCAACTGGGAGGGCCTGGAGACGACGGCGGAGGGTTTCTTTTAGCTGACAGCTCATGCTGGGATGACGGAGTGCTCCAAACATTAATTATCAGACAGTCTCTGGAAAACACTTTGTCAAAAAGAGTGATGAGGGGCCGTCAGCGAGGGAACAAATCTGAGTCGGCCGGGGTGAGAGGAAGGGCCTCTCATTCacgtggggtgtgtgtgtgtgtgtgtgtgtgtgtgtgtgtgactgaagcTTGATGGGAATTTATTTCACACCGATTCAAATAATTTAAAGGCTTCACATCTTTTAAAATCGGCCTTATCATAACACGATGAtgtccacacacagacataacTTGTAACGGACATGCAACGATCTCTCCACTGTG is a window encoding:
- the slc25a44b gene encoding solute carrier family 25 member 44b, which translates into the protein MHQKGNIQIIEWEDMDKKKFYSFGIFMAMSIRATVYPATLIRTRLQVQRGRSLYNGTFDAFVKILRSEGVRGLYRGFMVNTFTLISGQTYMTTYELVRKYVSQYSESNAVKSLVAGGSASLVAQSITVPIDVVAQHLMMQGQGGHLTRFRLDSNAGTVKNKVFGQTRNIVAQIFAADGLWGFYRGYGASLLTYIPNSAVWWPFYHFYAEQLSKMAPSNCPHLLLQAMAGPLAAVTASTVTNPMDVVRARVQVEGQTSITETYRRLIAEEGYLGLTKGLSARIISSIPTAIVLVVGYETLKKMSLRPELVDSRHW
- the LOC137899901 gene encoding proteasome subunit alpha type-4, giving the protein MSRRYDSRTTIFSPEGRLYQVEYAMEAIGHAGTCLGILANDGVLLAAERRNIHKLLDEVFFSEKIYRLNEDLACSVAGITSDANVLTNELRLIAQRYLLQYQEPIPCEQLVTALCDIKQAYTQFGGKRPFGVSLLYVGWDKHHGFQLYQSDPSGNYGGWKATCIGNNSAAAVSMLKQDYKEGAMTLSSALALAVKVLNKTMDVSKLSAEKVEIATLTREDGKTKIKVLKQKEVEELIKRHEAEEAKAEKDKKEKEQKEKDK